A DNA window from Bradyrhizobium sp. CCBAU 53421 contains the following coding sequences:
- a CDS encoding carbohydrate ABC transporter permease, whose protein sequence is MDKTINQKAWFLVLPVFLVVAFSAVLPLMTVVNYSMQDTFGNNQFFWNGVGWFKELLDPSTDLGGRFLASLGRNLFFSAVILAIEVPLGIVVALSMPREGWSVAACLVILALPLLIPWNVVGTIWQIFGRPDIGLLGYVLNHLGFNYNYVSNDVDAWVTVIVMDVWHWTSLVALLCYAGLKSIPDAYYQAAQIDGASRWAVFKAIQLPKMNRVLLIAVLLRFMDSFMIYTEPFVVTGGGPGNSTTFVSIELVKIALGQFDLGKAAALSLVYNLIILIVCWVFYTVMTNAGADRPQKEGKA, encoded by the coding sequence ATGGACAAGACCATCAACCAAAAAGCTTGGTTCCTGGTGCTGCCGGTCTTCCTGGTGGTCGCGTTCTCGGCGGTGTTGCCGCTGATGACCGTCGTCAACTATTCGATGCAGGACACCTTCGGCAACAACCAGTTCTTCTGGAACGGCGTCGGCTGGTTCAAGGAGCTGCTCGATCCCTCGACCGATCTCGGCGGCCGCTTCCTGGCCTCGCTCGGCCGCAACCTGTTCTTCTCCGCGGTGATCCTCGCGATCGAGGTGCCGCTCGGCATCGTGGTCGCGCTGTCGATGCCGCGCGAGGGCTGGAGCGTCGCGGCCTGCCTCGTCATCCTCGCATTGCCGCTGCTGATTCCGTGGAACGTGGTCGGCACCATCTGGCAGATCTTCGGCCGGCCCGATATCGGCCTGCTCGGCTATGTGCTGAACCACCTCGGCTTCAACTACAATTACGTCTCCAATGACGTCGACGCCTGGGTCACCGTCATCGTGATGGACGTCTGGCATTGGACCAGCCTGGTCGCGCTGCTGTGCTACGCCGGCCTGAAGTCGATCCCCGACGCTTATTACCAGGCGGCGCAGATCGACGGCGCCTCGCGCTGGGCGGTGTTCAAGGCGATCCAGCTGCCGAAGATGAACCGCGTGCTGCTGATCGCGGTGCTGCTGCGCTTCATGGACTCGTTCATGATCTACACCGAGCCGTTCGTGGTCACCGGCGGCGGTCCCGGCAACTCGACGACCTTCGTCTCGATCGAACTCGTCAAGATCGCGCTCGGCCAGTTCGACCTCGGCAAGGCCGCGGCGCTGTCGCTGGTCTACAATCTGATCATCCTGATCGTCTGCTGGGTGTTCTACACCGTGATGACCAATGCCGGCGCCGATCGTCCGCAGAAAGAGGGGAAGGCCTGA
- a CDS encoding acetyl-CoA C-acetyltransferase, with protein sequence MARPVFIVDGSRTPFLKARSGPGPFTPVDLAVQCGRPLLARQPFAPTAFDQVILGCVNVIADEMNPARVAALRLGMGEQMVAFTVQINCGSGMQSIDTGYRYIREGISDLILAGGAEALSHAPLVWPNSGVRWFAGFAGAKGLGAKIAAALKVRPSYFKPIIGLERGLTDPITELNMGQTAEKVGHLFGITRAQSDAYAAESHQRLANAQKQGFLKGEVETAFSRDGKFYDHDDGVRPDSTPETLAKLKPVFERPWGQVTAGNSSQITDGASWVILASEMAVAKHGLTPKAVILDSQWSALDPSIMGLGPVLSASALLKRNGLTLQEVETWELNEAFATQVLGCLAAWNDDKFCREILGLDGAAGEIDRAKLNVDGGAISLGHPVGTSGNRIVLHLVNAMKRLGTRRGVATECIGGGQGGAMLIETV encoded by the coding sequence ATGGCGCGACCAGTCTTTATCGTCGACGGCAGCCGGACGCCGTTCCTGAAGGCGCGCTCCGGTCCTGGCCCATTCACCCCGGTCGATCTCGCCGTGCAATGCGGCCGGCCGCTGCTGGCGCGGCAGCCGTTCGCGCCCACCGCGTTCGACCAGGTCATCCTCGGCTGCGTCAACGTGATCGCCGACGAGATGAACCCGGCGCGGGTCGCGGCGCTCCGGCTCGGCATGGGCGAGCAGATGGTCGCCTTCACGGTGCAGATCAATTGCGGCTCCGGCATGCAATCGATCGACACCGGCTATCGTTATATCCGCGAGGGCATCTCCGATTTGATCCTCGCCGGCGGCGCCGAGGCATTGAGCCACGCGCCGCTGGTCTGGCCCAATTCCGGCGTGCGCTGGTTTGCCGGCTTTGCCGGCGCCAAGGGCTTGGGCGCCAAGATCGCCGCGGCCCTGAAGGTGAGGCCGAGCTACTTCAAGCCGATCATCGGGCTGGAGCGCGGGCTGACCGATCCCATCACCGAGCTCAACATGGGGCAGACCGCCGAGAAGGTCGGCCATCTCTTCGGCATCACCCGCGCGCAATCCGACGCCTACGCCGCCGAGAGCCATCAGCGGCTCGCCAACGCGCAGAAGCAGGGTTTTCTCAAGGGTGAGGTCGAGACCGCGTTCTCCCGCGACGGCAAGTTCTACGACCATGACGACGGCGTCCGCCCGGACTCGACGCCCGAGACGCTGGCAAAGCTGAAGCCGGTGTTCGAGCGCCCGTGGGGCCAGGTCACCGCCGGCAATTCCTCGCAGATCACCGACGGCGCGTCCTGGGTGATCCTGGCGTCCGAGATGGCCGTCGCCAAGCACGGGCTGACGCCGAAGGCCGTCATCCTGGACAGCCAGTGGTCGGCGCTCGATCCCTCGATCATGGGGCTCGGTCCGGTGCTGTCGGCGAGCGCGCTGCTCAAGCGCAACGGGCTGACCCTTCAGGAGGTCGAGACCTGGGAGCTGAACGAGGCCTTTGCCACCCAGGTGCTCGGCTGTCTCGCTGCCTGGAACGACGACAAATTCTGCCGCGAGATCTTGGGACTCGACGGCGCGGCGGGCGAGATCGACCGCGCGAAGCTCAATGTCGACGGCGGCGCGATCAGCCTCGGCCATCCCGTCGGCACCAGCGGCAACCGCATCGTGCTGCATCTGGTCAATGCGATGAAGCGGCTCGGCACCAGGCGCGGCGTCGCCACCGAATGCATCGGTGGCGGGCAGGGCGGCGCGATGTTGATAGAGACGGTGTGA
- a CDS encoding acyl-CoA thioesterase — protein MPADTNANGDIFGGWLLSQMDVGGGVFASKVAKSRTVTVAIDAMNFRKAVYVGDLVSVHANLVRVGRTSITVHLEAWVLRRREQQSILVTDGNFTYVSIDEQGHPQPIQRDGATISS, from the coding sequence ATGCCGGCCGATACCAATGCCAATGGCGATATCTTCGGCGGCTGGCTGCTCAGCCAGATGGACGTCGGCGGCGGCGTGTTCGCCTCGAAGGTGGCGAAGTCACGCACCGTGACGGTTGCGATCGACGCGATGAACTTCCGCAAGGCGGTGTATGTCGGCGATCTCGTCTCGGTGCACGCCAACCTCGTGCGCGTCGGCCGCACCTCGATCACGGTGCATCTCGAAGCCTGGGTGCTGCGCCGCCGCGAGCAGCAATCGATCCTCGTCACCGACGGCAATTTCACCTATGTCTCGATCGACGAGCAGGGCCATCCGCAACCGATCCAGCGCGATGGTGCGACGATTTCGTCCTGA
- a CDS encoding HAD family phosphatase, which yields MSQTQDKALLFDIDGTLADTDPLHLAAFNRVLGPHGHSFDHARFGRELQGFSNASIGERFLAREPAERRAVILGEKERIFRELVAGRIVPVPGLLALLEAADRAGVPMVAVTNAPRPNAELLLAGLGIAHRFKAVVIGDELAHGKPHPLPYLEGLRLAGAQASASIAFEDSRSGIQSATAAGIATIGMRTGLSHADLVAAGAVASAAAFDNPELIRLVASAMSW from the coding sequence ATGTCGCAGACACAAGACAAGGCGCTGCTGTTCGATATCGACGGCACGCTCGCCGACACCGATCCGCTGCATCTGGCAGCGTTCAACCGGGTGCTCGGTCCTCATGGACACAGCTTCGATCACGCGCGCTTCGGCCGTGAGCTGCAAGGCTTCTCCAACGCGTCGATCGGCGAGCGCTTCCTCGCTCGCGAGCCGGCCGAACGCCGCGCCGTCATCCTCGGCGAGAAGGAGCGGATCTTCCGCGAATTGGTCGCTGGCCGGATCGTGCCGGTGCCGGGATTGCTGGCGCTACTCGAGGCGGCCGATCGCGCCGGCGTGCCGATGGTGGCGGTGACCAATGCGCCGCGCCCGAACGCCGAGCTGCTGCTCGCGGGACTAGGCATCGCGCACCGATTCAAGGCGGTGGTGATCGGCGACGAACTGGCGCACGGCAAGCCGCACCCATTGCCGTATCTCGAGGGGCTGCGCCTTGCAGGCGCGCAGGCTTCGGCTTCGATTGCGTTCGAGGATTCGCGCTCCGGCATCCAGTCCGCGACGGCGGCGGGCATCGCGACGATCGGGATGCGAACCGGGCTCAGCCATGCCGATCTGGTCGCGGCCGGCGCCGTCGCCAGCGCGGCGGCATTCGATAATCCGGAATTGATTCGCCTCGTCGCATCGGCCATGTCTTGGTGA
- a CDS encoding ABC transporter ATP-binding protein, which produces MSVTLQNVTRTVDGIQTIRDVSLTLERGTLSVLLGPTLSGKTSIMRLLAGLDKPTTGRVLVDGKDVTGADVRQRSVAMVYQQFINYPSLTVYENIASPLRVQGKPKAEIEQRVAEAASLLRLEPYLKRTPLQLSGGQQQRTAIARALVKGADLVLLDEPLANLDYKLREELRAELPRIFEASGAIFVYATTEPSEALLLGGDTVCMWEGQALQTGATSKVYRHPDTLRVAQVFSDPPLNIIGIEKKGDRVVYAGGEQAPAAGLYAKLPDGAYKIGFRAHQLEVGSVAPGRHKFSAAVTVTEITGSESFVHVHVHGSNWVAVLHGVHEYEPGQVLDAALDPDNIFVFDAANRLVASPATAFASELYGSSLAERASASKSN; this is translated from the coding sequence ATGAGCGTTACACTGCAGAATGTCACGCGAACCGTGGATGGCATTCAGACCATCCGCGACGTCTCGCTGACGCTGGAGCGTGGCACGCTCAGCGTGCTGCTCGGCCCGACGCTGTCGGGCAAGACCTCGATCATGCGGCTGCTTGCCGGGCTCGACAAGCCGACCACCGGCCGCGTGCTGGTCGACGGCAAGGACGTCACCGGCGCCGACGTGCGGCAGCGCTCGGTGGCGATGGTCTATCAGCAGTTCATCAACTATCCCTCGCTGACGGTGTACGAGAACATCGCCTCGCCGCTGCGGGTGCAGGGCAAGCCGAAGGCCGAGATCGAGCAGCGGGTGGCCGAGGCGGCCAGCCTGTTGCGGCTCGAGCCTTACCTCAAGCGCACACCGCTGCAGCTCTCCGGCGGCCAGCAGCAGCGCACGGCGATTGCGCGCGCGCTGGTCAAGGGCGCCGACCTCGTGCTGCTCGACGAGCCGCTCGCCAACCTCGACTACAAGCTGCGCGAGGAGCTGCGCGCCGAGCTGCCGCGGATCTTCGAGGCATCGGGTGCGATCTTCGTCTATGCCACCACCGAGCCGTCGGAGGCGCTGCTGCTCGGCGGCGACACGGTGTGCATGTGGGAAGGCCAGGCGCTGCAGACCGGCGCGACGTCGAAGGTCTACCGCCATCCCGACACGCTGCGGGTCGCGCAGGTGTTCTCCGATCCGCCGCTCAACATCATCGGCATCGAGAAGAAGGGCGACCGGGTGGTCTACGCCGGCGGCGAGCAGGCGCCCGCCGCCGGGCTCTACGCCAAGCTGCCCGACGGCGCCTACAAGATCGGCTTCCGCGCGCACCAGCTCGAGGTCGGCAGCGTCGCGCCCGGCCGCCACAAATTCTCCGCCGCCGTGACGGTGACCGAGATCACCGGCTCGGAGAGCTTCGTCCACGTCCATGTCCACGGCTCCAACTGGGTCGCGGTGCTGCACGGCGTGCACGAATATGAACCCGGGCAGGTGCTCGACGCCGCGCTCGATCCCGACAACATCTTTGTGTTCGACGCCGCCAACCGCCTGGTCGCATCGCCCGCGACCGCGTTTGCAAGCGAACTGTACGGCAGTTCGCTTGCGGAACGCGCGTCAGCCAGCAAGAGCAATTGA
- a CDS encoding 3-hydroxyacyl-CoA dehydrogenase NAD-binding domain-containing protein has translation MDSRIMDVLSGRVLELGPKPAADSPYRNFKLTRDEDGIAWLLFDRAGTSANTLSADMIEELDAVVAALESQRPTGLVVRSAKKSGFIAGADVNEFRGASDPSAVETAIGRAHAVIDRLEALRVPSVAVIHGFCLGGGLEVALACQMRIAIDDARFGFPEVMLGLHPGLGGTVRFTELVNPMQAMTLMLTGKTIDARRAKSLGLVDAVTQERHVRNAVKDAVFGRLKRARPGVLNSLLNLGPVRGLLASRMRSEAEKAAPRKHYPAPYALIDLWEKHAGNRSAMLNAEKASFANLMVTPTAQNLIRVFFLREQMKKVAGSGNKVAYVHVIGAGAMGGDIAAWCANQDMRVTLADMKAEPIAGAMKRAAELFGKIMRKKIDQRDALDRLIPDMDGEGVRNADLIIEAVPEKLELKQKVYAGLEPKMKAGAILATNTSSIPLQDLRTTLARPERLLGLHFFNPVSRLQLVEVVSHDGTDAAMLKEALAFVGAIDRLPLPVKSSPGFLVNRALTPYMLEAMMMLDEKTDQRLIDAAAVEFGMPMGPIELADQVGLDICLDVGDMLRSKFGDSLPPTPAWLREKVAKGELGRKTGKGFYTWKDGKAEKTPLPETGPKVSDEMIDRLVLPISNVCVAALREGIVDDPDMVDGAMIFGTGYAPFRGGPLNYARSRGVDNVVSTMQTLMRKFGGRFAPDTGWEGFK, from the coding sequence ATGGATTCACGGATCATGGACGTTCTCTCTGGCCGCGTGCTCGAGCTCGGGCCGAAGCCGGCCGCCGACAGCCCCTACAGGAATTTCAAGCTGACGCGCGACGAGGACGGCATTGCCTGGCTGCTGTTCGACCGCGCCGGCACCAGCGCCAACACGCTGTCCGCCGATATGATCGAGGAGCTCGATGCCGTCGTCGCGGCGCTGGAGAGCCAGCGGCCGACCGGCCTTGTGGTGCGCTCGGCGAAAAAGAGCGGCTTCATCGCCGGCGCCGACGTCAACGAGTTTCGCGGCGCCAGCGATCCCAGCGCGGTCGAGACCGCGATCGGCCGCGCCCATGCGGTGATCGATCGGCTCGAGGCGCTGCGCGTGCCCTCGGTCGCCGTGATCCATGGCTTCTGTCTCGGCGGCGGCCTCGAGGTCGCGCTGGCCTGTCAGATGCGGATCGCGATCGACGATGCCAGGTTCGGCTTCCCCGAGGTGATGCTCGGCCTACATCCTGGCCTGGGCGGCACCGTGCGCTTCACCGAGCTGGTCAACCCGATGCAGGCGATGACCTTGATGCTGACCGGCAAGACGATCGACGCGCGCCGCGCCAAATCGCTCGGCCTGGTCGATGCCGTCACCCAGGAGCGCCATGTCCGCAACGCGGTGAAGGACGCCGTGTTCGGCCGGCTGAAGCGCGCCAGGCCCGGCGTGCTCAACTCGCTGCTCAATCTCGGTCCGGTCAGGGGCTTGCTTGCGTCGCGGATGCGCAGCGAGGCCGAGAAGGCGGCGCCGCGCAAGCATTATCCGGCGCCCTATGCGCTGATCGATCTCTGGGAGAAGCACGCCGGCAACCGCTCGGCGATGCTGAATGCGGAGAAGGCCTCCTTCGCCAATCTGATGGTGACGCCGACCGCACAGAATTTGATCCGCGTGTTCTTCCTGCGCGAGCAGATGAAGAAGGTCGCCGGCAGCGGCAACAAGGTTGCGTACGTCCATGTCATCGGCGCCGGCGCGATGGGCGGCGATATCGCCGCCTGGTGCGCCAACCAAGACATGCGCGTGACCTTGGCCGACATGAAGGCCGAGCCGATCGCGGGCGCGATGAAGCGCGCCGCGGAGCTGTTCGGCAAGATCATGCGCAAGAAGATCGATCAGCGCGACGCGCTCGATCGGCTGATCCCCGACATGGACGGCGAGGGCGTCCGCAACGCCGATCTGATTATCGAGGCGGTGCCGGAAAAGCTCGAGCTCAAGCAGAAGGTCTATGCCGGCCTCGAGCCGAAGATGAAGGCGGGCGCGATCCTCGCCACCAATACGTCGAGCATCCCGCTGCAGGATCTGCGCACCACACTGGCACGGCCGGAGCGGCTGCTCGGCCTGCATTTCTTCAACCCGGTGTCGCGGCTGCAGCTCGTCGAGGTCGTCAGCCATGACGGCACCGATGCGGCGATGCTGAAGGAGGCGCTGGCCTTCGTCGGCGCCATCGATCGTCTGCCGCTGCCGGTGAAGAGCTCGCCGGGCTTCCTCGTCAACCGCGCGCTGACGCCCTACATGCTGGAAGCGATGATGATGCTGGACGAGAAGACCGACCAGCGCCTGATCGACGCGGCCGCGGTCGAGTTCGGCATGCCGATGGGGCCGATCGAGCTCGCCGACCAGGTCGGCCTCGATATCTGCCTCGATGTCGGCGACATGCTGCGCTCGAAGTTCGGCGACAGCTTGCCGCCGACGCCGGCATGGCTGCGCGAAAAGGTCGCCAAGGGCGAGCTCGGCCGCAAGACCGGCAAGGGCTTCTACACCTGGAAGGACGGCAAGGCGGAGAAGACGCCGCTGCCGGAGACCGGCCCGAAGGTGAGCGACGAGATGATCGACCGCCTGGTGCTGCCGATCTCCAATGTCTGCGTCGCCGCCTTGCGCGAGGGCATCGTCGACGACCCCGACATGGTCGACGGCGCGATGATCTTCGGCACCGGCTATGCCCCGTTCCGCGGCGGCCCGCTCAACTATGCGCGCAGCCGCGGCGTCGACAATGTGGTGTCGACCATGCAAACGCTGATGCGCAAGTTCGGCGGACGATTTGCGCCGGATACCGGCTGGGAGGGCTTCAAGTGA
- the glpD gene encoding glycerol-3-phosphate dehydrogenase, with translation MDRIYDLAIIGGGVNGCGIARDAAGRGNSVFLCEMNDLASGTSSWSTKLVHGGLRYLEYYEFRLVREALIEREILWQIAPHIIRPLRFVLPHHAGLRPAWLLRLGLFLYDHIGGRHLLPATRSLDLTRDVVGKPLIPGRYTKGFEYSDCFVDDARLVALTARDAADRGAEIRTRTRAVEARQVDGIWHVTVEDTTSGSRETIKARVLVNAGGPWVEQVLASGVGVNARAKVRLVQGSHIVVPKLYDHDRAYIFQNADGRIIFVIPYQNDFSLIGTTDRDYDGDPAKVKATQEEIEYLCASASEYLAKPVKPEDVVWNYSGVRPLYDDGASEAKAATRDYVFELDTPGGAPLLSIYGGKITTYRRLSEEALERLSPYLRGAKAQEGWTGKAPLPGGDMDVSAVAALAAELVRSHPFLAQSHANRLAHAYGTRAGKVLGNAATAEDLGRSFGATLTESEVRYLMANEWARTAEDVVWRRSKLGLRMTAGEIAALDEWMAANRVSGERPLREAGGRA, from the coding sequence TTGGACCGAATTTACGACCTCGCCATCATCGGAGGCGGCGTTAATGGCTGCGGCATCGCGCGCGATGCGGCGGGCCGGGGTAATTCTGTTTTCCTCTGTGAAATGAATGATTTGGCCAGCGGGACGTCGTCCTGGTCGACCAAGCTCGTGCATGGCGGCCTGCGCTATCTCGAGTATTACGAGTTTCGTCTGGTGCGCGAGGCGCTGATCGAGCGCGAGATCCTCTGGCAGATCGCGCCCCACATCATTCGCCCGCTACGTTTCGTTTTGCCGCACCACGCAGGCCTGCGCCCGGCCTGGCTGCTGCGGCTCGGCCTCTTCCTTTACGACCATATCGGCGGCCGGCATTTGCTGCCGGCGACCCGCTCGCTTGATCTGACCCGCGACGTGGTCGGCAAGCCGCTGATCCCCGGGCGCTACACCAAGGGCTTTGAATATTCCGACTGCTTCGTCGACGACGCGCGGCTGGTGGCGCTGACCGCGCGCGACGCCGCCGATCGCGGCGCGGAGATCCGCACCCGCACCCGCGCGGTCGAGGCAAGGCAGGTCGACGGCATCTGGCACGTCACGGTCGAGGATACGACGAGCGGTTCGCGCGAAACGATCAAGGCCCGCGTGCTGGTCAATGCCGGCGGTCCCTGGGTCGAGCAGGTGCTGGCGTCGGGTGTCGGCGTCAATGCGCGCGCCAAGGTGCGGCTGGTGCAGGGCTCGCACATCGTGGTGCCCAAGCTCTACGATCACGACCGCGCCTACATCTTCCAGAACGCCGACGGCCGCATCATCTTCGTCATCCCCTATCAGAACGATTTCTCGCTGATCGGCACCACCGATCGCGACTATGACGGCGATCCGGCCAAGGTGAAGGCGACGCAGGAAGAGATCGAGTATCTCTGTGCCTCCGCCAGCGAGTATCTCGCCAAGCCGGTGAAGCCCGAGGACGTGGTCTGGAATTACTCCGGCGTGCGTCCGCTCTATGACGACGGTGCGAGCGAGGCCAAGGCCGCGACGCGCGACTATGTGTTCGAGCTCGATACGCCCGGCGGTGCGCCGTTGCTGTCGATCTATGGCGGCAAGATCACCACCTATCGCCGTCTCTCCGAAGAGGCGCTGGAGCGGCTGTCGCCCTATCTGCGCGGCGCGAAGGCGCAGGAAGGCTGGACCGGCAAGGCGCCGCTGCCCGGCGGCGACATGGACGTCTCCGCGGTCGCGGCGCTCGCCGCCGAGTTGGTTCGCAGCCATCCGTTCCTCGCGCAGTCCCACGCCAACCGCCTCGCGCATGCCTATGGCACGCGCGCCGGCAAGGTGTTGGGCAATGCAGCAACGGCTGAAGATCTCGGCCGCTCGTTCGGCGCCACCTTGACGGAGAGTGAAGTCCGGTACCTGATGGCGAACGAATGGGCTCGGACTGCGGAAGATGTCGTCTGGCGACGATCCAAGCTGGGCTTGCGGATGACGGCGGGTGAAATCGCCGCGCTCGACGAGTGGATGGCCGCCAACCGCGTGTCCGGTGAACGTCCCCTCCGCGAAGCGGGAGGACGGGCATGA
- a CDS encoding ABC transporter ATP-binding protein has translation MARIDLVDLAQSYNGNDAPLESFALKPVTMTWRQGGAYALLGPSGCGKTTLLNLISGIVTPSRGKILFDGQDITPLSTQKRNIAQVFQFPVIYDTMTVGENLAFPLKNRGVAKAEVDARVRQIADLLDLTPYLNRKATRLTADAKQKISLGRGLVRSDVAAVLFDEPLTVIDPELKWQLRSKLKALHRELDLTMIYVTHDQTEALTFADTVVVMHDGRVVQSGTPAELFDKPAHTFVGYFIGSPGMNIVPAEVSGHEARIDGHVIGLHRNYGVLPAGKKIEIGVRPEFVDVAAPASGLLSATIERIDDLGRIQFARVRVGNTKLAARVPPGFSVSGDTAGLVFNPAYVHVYADSHLVEGVA, from the coding sequence ATGGCTCGCATTGACCTCGTCGATCTCGCGCAATCCTACAACGGCAATGACGCGCCGCTGGAATCCTTTGCGCTGAAGCCCGTGACCATGACCTGGCGGCAGGGCGGCGCCTATGCGCTGCTCGGCCCCTCCGGCTGCGGCAAGACCACGCTGCTGAACCTGATTTCCGGCATCGTGACGCCGTCGCGCGGCAAGATCCTGTTCGACGGCCAGGACATCACGCCGCTGTCGACCCAGAAGCGCAACATCGCGCAGGTGTTCCAGTTCCCGGTGATCTACGACACCATGACGGTGGGTGAGAACCTGGCGTTCCCGCTGAAGAACCGCGGCGTCGCCAAGGCCGAGGTCGATGCCCGGGTCAGGCAGATCGCCGATCTGCTCGACCTCACGCCGTACCTCAACCGCAAGGCGACGCGGCTCACCGCCGACGCCAAGCAGAAGATCTCGCTCGGCCGCGGCCTGGTGCGCTCCGACGTCGCCGCCGTGCTGTTCGACGAGCCGCTGACCGTGATCGATCCCGAGCTGAAATGGCAGCTGCGCTCCAAGCTGAAAGCGCTGCATCGCGAGCTCGACCTCACGATGATCTACGTCACCCACGACCAGACCGAGGCGCTGACCTTTGCCGACACCGTCGTCGTCATGCATGACGGCCGGGTGGTGCAGAGCGGCACGCCGGCCGAACTGTTCGACAAGCCGGCGCACACCTTCGTCGGCTATTTCATCGGCTCGCCCGGCATGAACATCGTGCCCGCCGAGGTCTCAGGTCACGAGGCGCGGATCGACGGCCATGTCATCGGCCTGCATCGAAACTATGGTGTGCTGCCGGCCGGCAAGAAGATCGAGATCGGCGTGCGGCCTGAATTTGTCGATGTCGCGGCGCCCGCGTCCGGGCTGCTGTCGGCCACCATCGAGCGGATCGACGATCTCGGCCGCATCCAGTTCGCCCGCGTCCGCGTCGGCAACACCAAGCTCGCGGCGCGCGTGCCGCCGGGCTTCTCGGTCTCCGGCGATACCGCCGGCCTGGTGTTCAATCCCGCCTACGTCCACGTCTATGCCGACAGCCATTTGGTGGAAGGGGTCGCCTGA
- a CDS encoding DeoR/GlpR family DNA-binding transcription regulator translates to MAGLSHRQTEILNIARAFGRVMVEDLAKRFEVSAQTIRKDLNDLCDERSLTRIHGGAIIASGVENLAYEARRFVAAEEKKAIGAAAAARIPNGCSLFINIGTTTEEVASALTSHEDLLVITNNLNVAMLLYRHPRIEVVVAGGTVRRADGAVVGSTATQLIGQFKVDYAIIGASAIDEEGALLDFDYREVQVAQAIIANARNVMLVSDATKLRRSAPVRIAHMSQIQTFVTDSPLPAGLANICHSRGIEVVVAMDKPAVDIDDNGTDAAPATLRSA, encoded by the coding sequence GTGGCCGGACTCTCCCACCGCCAGACTGAAATCCTCAACATCGCACGTGCATTCGGCCGGGTCATGGTCGAGGACCTTGCCAAGCGATTCGAGGTGTCGGCGCAGACCATCCGCAAGGACCTCAACGATCTCTGCGACGAGCGGTCGCTGACCCGCATCCATGGCGGCGCGATCATCGCCTCGGGCGTCGAGAACCTCGCCTATGAGGCGCGCCGCTTCGTCGCCGCCGAGGAGAAGAAGGCGATCGGCGCCGCCGCGGCGGCGCGGATTCCGAACGGCTGCTCGCTGTTCATCAATATCGGCACCACGACCGAGGAGGTCGCGAGTGCGCTGACCTCGCATGAGGACCTCTTGGTCATCACCAACAACCTCAACGTCGCGATGCTGCTGTATCGCCATCCGCGCATCGAGGTGGTGGTGGCCGGCGGCACGGTGCGCCGCGCCGACGGTGCCGTGGTCGGCTCGACCGCGACGCAGCTGATCGGCCAGTTCAAGGTCGATTACGCGATCATCGGCGCATCCGCGATCGACGAGGAGGGCGCGCTGCTCGACTTCGACTATCGCGAGGTGCAGGTGGCGCAGGCCATCATCGCCAATGCGCGCAACGTGATGCTGGTGTCGGATGCGACAAAGCTCCGCCGCAGCGCGCCGGTGCGGATCGCCCATATGAGCCAGATCCAGACCTTCGTCACCGACTCGCCGCTGCCCGCGGGCCTCGCCAACATTTGCCACAGCCGCGGCATCGAGGTGGTCGTCGCGATGGACAAGCCGGCCGTCGATATCGACGACAACGGCACCGACGCTGCACCGGCGACGCTGCGTAGCGCGTAG